A genomic region of Aeropyrum pernix K1 contains the following coding sequences:
- a CDS encoding ABC transporter permease, producing the protein MPRAFLWLVRKEALLAARNPVLLATQALFTLAIAVAAGAVEHSSLLGPGFSLPPMLAALMLFQAAFTAYTSYIREAEWGTLEALRTSPVDPGLVYLAKTLYSAASIFLTTLAFLPVYAVLASPPIPLWGYLMLGEWILLSSLLLGGVASLSSAMLSYSRNQALLTPTILAVVSAPYMRVASRPLADLGAGLEPAGGWWAVLAAQAIGFALVGYTLSRQLS; encoded by the coding sequence GGAACCCCGTTCTCCTGGCTACCCAGGCGCTCTTCACCCTGGCCATCGCCGTCGCGGCGGGGGCTGTGGAGCACAGCAGCCTCCTGGGGCCAGGCTTCAGCCTCCCCCCGATGCTGGCTGCCCTCATGCTGTTCCAGGCGGCGTTCACAGCCTACACCTCCTACATAAGGGAGGCTGAGTGGGGTACTCTTGAGGCGCTGAGGACCTCGCCCGTAGACCCTGGGCTGGTCTATCTGGCGAAGACCCTCTACTCCGCGGCCTCCATATTCCTGACGACCCTGGCGTTCCTCCCGGTGTACGCCGTGCTCGCCTCCCCCCCGATACCCCTATGGGGCTACCTCATGCTGGGGGAGTGGATACTCCTCTCCTCCCTCCTACTAGGGGGCGTTGCCAGCCTCTCCTCGGCCATGCTCTCCTACAGCAGGAACCAGGCCTTACTGACCCCCACGATACTGGCTGTCGTCTCGGCCCCCTACATGAGGGTGGCCTCCAGGCCCCTCGCCGACCTGGGGGCGGGGCTGGAGCCCGCTGGGGGGTGGTGGGCCGTGCTCGCGGCCCAGGCTATAGGGTTCGCCCTGGTGGGATACACGCTCTCCAGGCAGCTCTCCTAG